One Bacteroidales bacterium genomic window carries:
- a CDS encoding acetyltransferase produces MFLYGASGHAKVIIDILLKNNVLIGGLFDDNPQIEVFGKFKCFGSYNKNILNNDELIISIGNNSIRKKIVSKLKEEVSFGIAIDTSAIISSSVKIGKGTVIMPNVVINSDTFIGNHVIINTSASIDHECIISDYVHISPGSILCGNVSIGEASHIGAGATIIPNITIGNNVIIGAGSVVTKNIPDNYVAVGVPAKKIRQND; encoded by the coding sequence ATGTTTTTGTACGGAGCTTCCGGTCACGCAAAAGTGATCATTGATATTCTTTTGAAAAACAACGTTTTAATAGGCGGACTATTTGATGATAATCCTCAAATAGAGGTATTTGGTAAATTCAAGTGTTTTGGTTCATATAACAAAAACATTCTTAATAATGATGAATTAATAATATCAATAGGCAATAATTCAATAAGAAAGAAAATCGTAAGTAAATTAAAAGAAGAAGTAAGTTTTGGAATTGCAATTGATACATCTGCAATTATTTCTTCAAGTGTTAAAATAGGTAAAGGTACTGTTATTATGCCTAATGTTGTTATAAATTCAGATACCTTTATTGGAAATCATGTGATAATAAACACTTCAGCTTCAATTGACCATGAATGCATCATTAGTGATTATGTACATATTTCACCCGGCTCTATACTTTGTGGGAATGTTTCTATAGGTGAAGCTTCACATATTGGTGCTGGAGCAACAATTATTCCCAATATTACGATAGGTAATAATGTAATCATAGGTGCGGGTTCAGTTGTTACAAAAAATATTCCTGATAATTATGTAGCAGTTGGAGTTCCGGCAAAAAAAATCAGACAAAATGATTAA
- a CDS encoding sugar transferase has product MYKNYFKRIIDIVFSLIGLILVSCVLLIVVILLLKVNKGKPFFIQKRPGKNEKIFNLVKFKTMTNKNDENGDLLPDEKRITKIGAIIRRTSLDEIPQLINVIKGDMSLIGPRPLLVEYLPLYNIFQKRRHEVKPGITGWAQVNGRNAVSWKKKFEYDVWYIDNISFLLDLKILFLTFKKVIKSEGISSNTSVTMEKFKGN; this is encoded by the coding sequence ATGTATAAAAACTATTTTAAACGAATAATTGATATTGTATTTTCCTTAATTGGTTTAATACTAGTAAGCTGTGTCTTGTTAATAGTTGTAATTTTGCTTCTAAAAGTCAATAAAGGCAAACCTTTTTTTATTCAAAAAAGACCGGGTAAAAATGAAAAGATATTCAACTTAGTTAAATTCAAAACAATGACCAATAAAAATGATGAGAATGGAGATTTATTACCGGATGAGAAAAGAATTACGAAAATCGGTGCAATAATAAGGAGGACATCTCTTGATGAAATTCCTCAATTAATTAATGTAATAAAAGGTGATATGTCTTTGATAGGTCCCCGTCCATTATTGGTGGAATATCTACCCCTATATAATATATTTCAAAAAAGAAGACACGAAGTAAAGCCCGGAATTACCGGTTGGGCACAAGTGAATGGCAGAAATGCCGTAAGTTGGAAAAAAAAGTTTGAGTATGATGTTTGGTATATTGATAATATTTCTTTTTTACTTGATTTAAAAATTTTATTTTTAACCTTTAAAAAAGTTATTAAGTCTGAAGGTATAAGTTCAAATACTTCTGTTACAATGGAAAAATTTAAAGGCAATTAA
- a CDS encoding glycosyltransferase family 4 protein produces MNVIFLMISYPDVSQNTNLYTDLVLEFKQNNHNVYVVAPSFLNKNELKKEEGIFVLRVKSGKLFNVNPVIKGISNVRLPYQFTRTINKYLKGVKIDLIITPTPPITFYSTIISIKKKNKCKSYLILRDIFPQNAKDLGILNNSVLFNYFRKKEKQIYGISDYIGCMSQANIDFVKRHNPEVKDKKLHLLPNWIKAKTYSISEMDYKKKYGLKEKFVAIYGGNIGLPQKAEFILDLAESVKDIKDIVFLIIGQGTHKNKLKSLLAKINLTNVEIRDYLPREDYQELVKQCDIGLVNLSDKFTIPNIPSRTLAYFEAKLPILAAIDKNTDYGKMLQESKAGLWSITGDLESYKKNLLILFNNSKLRKEMGEDGYKYLFEKLNVEEAYNTIISNV; encoded by the coding sequence ATGAATGTAATTTTTTTAATGATTTCATATCCGGATGTAAGTCAGAATACTAATCTATATACCGACTTAGTCCTTGAGTTTAAGCAAAATAATCATAATGTATATGTTGTTGCACCAAGTTTTTTAAATAAAAATGAGTTAAAAAAAGAAGAGGGTATTTTTGTTTTGCGTGTTAAATCCGGAAAGTTATTTAATGTAAATCCTGTAATAAAAGGAATTTCAAATGTAAGATTACCATACCAATTTACAAGAACGATCAATAAATATTTGAAAGGAGTTAAAATTGATTTAATAATAACTCCAACACCACCAATTACTTTTTATTCTACAATAATTAGTATAAAGAAAAAAAATAAATGTAAGTCCTATTTAATACTAAGGGATATTTTCCCTCAGAATGCTAAGGATTTAGGGATACTGAATAATTCTGTATTATTTAATTATTTTAGGAAAAAGGAAAAACAAATTTATGGGATATCAGATTATATTGGTTGTATGTCTCAGGCAAATATTGATTTTGTGAAAAGACATAATCCTGAAGTCAAAGATAAAAAGCTGCATTTATTACCTAATTGGATAAAAGCCAAAACTTATTCAATTTCTGAAATGGATTATAAAAAAAAGTATGGATTAAAAGAGAAATTTGTTGCCATTTATGGTGGGAATATTGGTCTTCCGCAGAAAGCAGAATTTATTTTAGATTTAGCGGAATCAGTAAAAGATATTAAAGATATTGTTTTTCTCATTATTGGACAAGGAACTCATAAAAACAAGCTAAAAAGTTTATTAGCTAAAATAAATCTTACAAATGTTGAAATAAGGGATTATTTACCAAGAGAAGACTACCAGGAACTTGTGAAACAATGTGATATCGGATTGGTAAATCTTTCTGATAAATTTACAATTCCCAATATCCCTTCAAGAACATTGGCTTATTTCGAGGCAAAATTACCAATTTTAGCTGCAATAGATAAAAATACTGATTATGGTAAAATGCTTCAAGAATCAAAAGCAGGTTTATGGTCAATAACCGGAGATTTAGAAAGTTATAAGAAAAATTTATTAATATTATTTAATAATTCTAAACTGAGAAAAGAAATGGGAGAGGACGGGTATAAATATCTATTTGAAAAATTGAATGTTGAGGAGGCTTATAATACGATAATTTCGAATGTATAA
- the wecB gene encoding UDP-N-acetylglucosamine 2-epimerase (non-hydrolyzing) has product MKKLKVVTVVGTRPEIIRLSKVMTALDNTKSIEHILIHTGQNYDYELNEVFFSDLGLRKPDFFLNAAGANATETIGQIIINVDPVLEEINPDAFLVLGDTNSCLCAIPAKKRKIPIFHMEAGNRCFDQRVPEETNRKIVDHISDINLTYSDIAREYLLREGLLSDRVIKTGSPMFEVLNSYLPKIEASTILNELGLEKYKYFVISAHREENINSDSNFNGLVNSLNFIAEKYKYPVIVSTHPRTRNMTEQKGIKFNALVKLMKPMSFSDYNNLQINAKAVLSDSGTISEESSILNFPALNLREAHERPEAMEEASVMMVGLNEDRIMQGLVVLDSQKRGNERTLHSVSDYSMPNVSEKVVRIIISYVDYINRVVWSK; this is encoded by the coding sequence ATGAAAAAATTAAAAGTTGTAACTGTTGTAGGTACTCGTCCTGAAATAATTAGATTATCTAAAGTGATGACAGCATTGGATAACACAAAAAGTATTGAACATATTCTAATTCATACAGGCCAAAATTATGATTATGAGTTAAATGAAGTTTTTTTTAGTGATTTAGGATTACGCAAGCCTGATTTTTTTTTAAATGCTGCCGGTGCTAATGCTACTGAAACGATAGGACAGATAATAATTAACGTTGATCCTGTTTTAGAGGAAATAAATCCTGATGCATTTTTAGTGTTAGGTGATACAAATAGTTGTTTGTGCGCAATACCTGCAAAAAAAAGAAAAATTCCTATATTCCATATGGAAGCTGGAAACAGATGTTTTGATCAAAGAGTTCCTGAAGAAACAAACCGTAAAATTGTTGACCATATTAGCGATATTAATTTAACTTATAGTGATATTGCAAGAGAATACTTATTACGAGAAGGTTTACTTTCAGATAGAGTTATTAAAACAGGAAGTCCAATGTTTGAGGTTCTGAACTCGTATTTACCAAAAATAGAAGCTTCAACCATTCTAAATGAATTAGGTTTGGAAAAGTATAAATATTTTGTAATTTCTGCTCATAGAGAGGAGAATATAAATTCTGACAGTAATTTTAATGGTCTTGTTAACTCATTAAATTTTATTGCTGAAAAATACAAATATCCTGTAATTGTATCAACACATCCGCGAACAAGAAATATGACAGAACAAAAAGGAATAAAATTTAATGCTTTAGTTAAATTGATGAAACCTATGAGTTTTTCAGATTATAATAATTTACAAATAAATGCAAAAGCTGTTTTATCTGATAGTGGTACAATATCCGAAGAGTCATCAATTCTGAATTTCCCTGCCCTAAATTTAAGAGAAGCTCACGAACGGCCGGAGGCTATGGAAGAAGCGTCTGTTATGATGGTTGGTTTGAATGAAGATCGAATTATGCAGGGATTGGTCGTATTGGATTCTCAGAAAAGAGGAAATGAGAGAACATTACATTCTGTATCAGATTATTCGATGCCAAATGTATCAGAAAAAGTTGTAAGAATTATAATTTCATATGTAGATTATATTAATAGAGTTGTTTGGAGTAAATAA
- a CDS encoding NAD-dependent epimerase/dehydratase family protein: protein MIKIGITGQDGFIGTHLYNLLGTKDEYQRIHFEDNYFLDEQELKRFVKECDVIVHFAAMNRHDDENVIFNTNIELVKKVILAMEKEKVTPHVLFSSSTQEERDNLYGKSKQKGRKLFEAWAEKNNAPFTGLVIPNVFGPFGIPFYNSFIATFCYQLNNNKKAEIKNDGLVKLIYVGSLAEFISKEASKSSSKIRKVDVSYDFESKVSEVLLKLEYFKDSYIEQGIIPKLLDKNDINLFNTLTSYMDFNKRYPYMLTKHSDKRGDFVEVIKLGIGGQVSFSTTVPGITRGNHYHTRKIERFAVIKGQALIELRKIGTEEKMRFKLDGNKPSYVDIPIWYTHNITNIGDEELYTQFWINEWYDSEDPDTFFEEV, encoded by the coding sequence ATGATTAAAATTGGTATAACAGGACAGGATGGTTTTATTGGTACCCATTTATATAATTTATTGGGAACAAAAGATGAGTATCAGAGAATTCATTTTGAAGACAACTATTTTCTGGATGAACAGGAATTAAAACGTTTTGTAAAAGAATGTGATGTTATAGTTCATTTTGCTGCAATGAATAGGCATGATGATGAAAATGTTATATTCAATACAAATATTGAACTTGTCAAAAAAGTAATTTTGGCAATGGAAAAGGAGAAAGTTACTCCTCATGTTCTGTTCTCATCATCAACACAGGAAGAAAGAGATAATTTATACGGCAAATCAAAACAAAAAGGAAGAAAATTATTTGAGGCATGGGCTGAAAAGAATAATGCCCCTTTTACCGGATTAGTTATTCCGAATGTATTTGGTCCTTTTGGAATACCTTTTTATAACTCGTTTATTGCAACATTTTGTTACCAACTTAACAATAATAAAAAGGCGGAAATTAAAAATGATGGTTTGGTTAAGCTTATTTATGTTGGTTCATTAGCTGAGTTTATTTCAAAAGAAGCATCAAAAAGTTCATCTAAAATAAGAAAGGTGGATGTATCCTATGATTTTGAGAGTAAAGTGAGTGAAGTATTGTTAAAACTTGAATATTTCAAAGACTCTTATATTGAACAAGGAATTATTCCTAAATTATTGGATAAAAACGATATAAATCTGTTTAACACTTTAACTTCTTATATGGATTTTAATAAAAGGTATCCATATATGCTGACAAAGCATAGTGACAAAAGGGGAGACTTTGTTGAAGTAATTAAGCTTGGAATTGGAGGACAAGTATCTTTTTCAACTACTGTTCCGGGTATAACAAGAGGCAATCATTACCATACCAGGAAAATTGAAAGATTTGCTGTCATTAAAGGTCAAGCCCTCATTGAACTAAGAAAAATTGGAACTGAAGAAAAGATGCGTTTTAAATTAGATGGAAATAAGCCATCATATGTGGATATTCCAATTTGGTATACACACAATATCACAAATATAGGTGACGAGGAATTATATACACAATTTTGGATAAATGAATGGTATGATTCTGAAGACCCGGATACATTTTTTGAGGAAGTTTAA
- a CDS encoding polysaccharide biosynthesis protein, with translation MFNNKIILITGGTGSFGNAVLNRFIDTDIKEIRIFSRDEKKQDDMRHKLNNPKVKFYIGNVRDKRSVDYAMRGVDYVFHAAALKQVPSCEFFPVEAVQTNVLGTENVLDSAIEFEVKRVIVLSTDKACYPINAMGISKAMMEKVAVAKARNLGDNPSTIICCTRYGNVMASRGSVIPLFVHQIKQGKNLTVTDPNMTRFMMTLYDAVDLVIYAYQHGKSGDLFVQKSPASTIGDLAKAVIGLYNVKSDIKIIGTRHGEKLYETLVNREEMAKAEDMGLYYRIPADTRDLNYDHYFSEGKKNISSIEDYHSHNTKRLDVNGAKELLLKLESIRNDIRKK, from the coding sequence ATGTTTAATAATAAAATTATACTCATTACTGGCGGTACTGGTTCATTTGGAAATGCTGTTCTAAATCGGTTTATAGATACTGATATAAAAGAGATACGTATATTTTCGCGTGACGAAAAAAAACAAGATGACATGCGTCATAAACTTAATAATCCAAAGGTTAAGTTTTATATTGGGAATGTTAGAGATAAACGAAGCGTTGATTATGCAATGCGTGGTGTGGATTATGTTTTTCATGCTGCTGCATTAAAGCAGGTTCCTTCTTGTGAATTTTTTCCTGTAGAGGCTGTACAAACCAATGTATTAGGGACTGAAAATGTTTTGGATTCAGCAATTGAATTTGAAGTAAAGCGTGTAATAGTATTAAGCACTGATAAAGCATGTTATCCAATTAATGCAATGGGTATTTCAAAAGCTATGATGGAGAAAGTTGCTGTAGCAAAGGCACGTAACCTTGGTGATAATCCTTCAACAATTATTTGTTGTACAAGGTATGGTAATGTAATGGCCTCTCGTGGTTCTGTAATTCCTTTATTTGTACATCAAATAAAACAAGGTAAAAACCTTACAGTTACTGATCCTAATATGACTCGTTTTATGATGACTCTGTATGATGCAGTTGATTTGGTTATATACGCATACCAACATGGTAAGAGTGGTGACTTATTTGTTCAGAAATCTCCTGCCTCTACTATTGGTGATTTAGCTAAAGCAGTTATTGGGTTATATAACGTAAAAAGTGATATTAAGATTATTGGTACACGCCATGGTGAAAAACTCTATGAAACTCTCGTAAATAGAGAAGAAATGGCAAAAGCCGAAGATATGGGTTTGTATTATAGAATACCTGCTGATACCAGAGATCTTAATTATGATCACTATTTTTCGGAAGGCAAGAAAAATATTTCGAGTATTGAAGATTATCACTCACATAACACTAAGCGGCTTGATGTTAATGGAGCCAAAGAACTTTTGCTCAAGCTTGAGAGTATTAGGAATGATATTCGTAAAAAATAA
- a CDS encoding glycosyltransferase, with translation MNKNIKKILYIQHCGVFGGSSRSLLEMINAFPENVIKPYLIIPNGTSKTVFKNNNIDTIGTVGITQFDNYKGYRWFAVLRELFFLIPTFYVILRAKYKWKDINIVHINDANLLIPVLFAKLLLKKPIVVHARFLNRASGNSCYYRIYKYFFSKYVDIVIPIDKTVEKSHSLSNKTHVIHNGFDTQKKIDTNENEFKKIPNRKLTVAMLGNFLKIKGHCEFIEAAKIICFDKKLDINFVLIGDNPKYSIVRKIVFKLLGISADLKEKMINIVKKYSLNKNVHFLGTIMNINTILPTIDVLCFPSHLNAVGRPVFEAGFYRKPSIVAIENPLEDTIIDRITGICIKEKDVMSLVKGIEYFYYNPKKMEEMGEKAYELSNRNFNAKKNAKKMDEVYRSLINNK, from the coding sequence ATGAATAAGAATATTAAAAAAATATTATACATTCAACACTGTGGTGTTTTTGGAGGATCGTCAAGAAGTCTTTTAGAGATGATTAATGCTTTTCCGGAAAATGTAATAAAACCCTATCTAATAATCCCTAACGGCACATCTAAAACTGTTTTCAAAAATAATAATATTGATACTATAGGAACTGTTGGCATTACACAATTTGATAATTATAAGGGTTATAGATGGTTCGCTGTTTTAAGAGAATTATTTTTTTTAATACCAACTTTTTATGTTATTCTTAGAGCCAAATATAAATGGAAAGATATTAATATCGTTCATATAAATGATGCTAATTTGTTGATTCCTGTTCTTTTTGCTAAATTACTTTTAAAAAAACCTATTGTTGTTCATGCAAGATTTTTGAATAGAGCTTCCGGTAATAGTTGTTATTATAGAATTTATAAGTATTTTTTTTCAAAATATGTAGATATTGTAATACCTATTGATAAAACAGTTGAAAAATCGCATAGTTTATCAAATAAGACACATGTTATCCATAATGGTTTTGATACACAAAAAAAAATAGACACAAATGAAAATGAGTTTAAAAAAATACCTAATAGGAAATTAACTGTAGCTATGCTAGGAAATTTCCTGAAAATAAAAGGACATTGTGAGTTTATTGAAGCTGCTAAGATTATTTGTTTTGATAAAAAATTGGATATTAATTTTGTGCTAATAGGTGATAATCCTAAGTATAGTATAGTAAGAAAAATTGTATTTAAGTTACTGGGGATTTCTGCGGATTTGAAAGAAAAGATGATAAATATTGTAAAGAAATATTCATTGAATAAAAATGTCCATTTTTTAGGTACAATTATGAATATTAATACTATTTTGCCAACAATTGATGTTTTATGTTTTCCATCTCATTTAAATGCTGTTGGTCGACCGGTTTTTGAAGCCGGATTTTATAGAAAGCCATCAATTGTTGCAATTGAGAATCCCTTAGAAGATACTATTATTGATAGGATTACAGGTATTTGTATAAAAGAAAAAGATGTAATGTCATTAGTTAAGGGCATTGAATATTTTTATTATAATCCTAAAAAAATGGAAGAGATGGGCGAAAAAGCATATGAATTGTCAAATAGAAATTTTAATGCAAAAAAAAATGCTAAAAAAATGGATGAAGTATATCGTTCATTGATAAATAATAAATAA